The following coding sequences lie in one Armatimonadia bacterium genomic window:
- a CDS encoding family 10 glycosylhydrolase, with translation MSSPSVTRPALRLVLAAGFLCSLTALGGCRRAPTKPVYRSTAIALVQSPVPIDENNPDSKTRLQYFNVVADALTRAGVTYHVLSEQEVAQGALDRFAVAIFPYVYSWTREAEGAVLRYLRSGGKVFACYRLPDSLAKELGVKITGARFDSGDHFDRCVLSSPGLPGAPEVFVQHSWHVTLVRPDSPDARVLYTWQDADGKGSGEPALILSHNGAYMSHVFTKTDREEKAGALVALLGYFLPGIWQKCAQRAVMDVGRIGTARNLAELRTLVAEAQEQKRAKGADEFLDDVEDLVGRAEQAAQHARYARSIHLSMAAHRLAVYAYVRTLPTRVCEMRGVWISNPQGIKSWGWDRTIRQVSRMGFNAVFAFMGSAVEAAYPSVGLPRSPAAKDKDRLAECLEACQEYNVECHVWKYIFYPGRLSPELYKRLRDEQRLQVDRYGNTVPWLCPSDPRNFELERKAIVEIARNYDVAGIHLDYIRFPNVDCCYCPRCKRLFEAALGLPFPRWPQQLFNSNYYGQYRRWRRDFISRFVRTVHAEVEKVRPDVKLSAAVLPSLNVEADRCGQEWQTWVQSHFLSFVCPMDYALDVDYYRRLVRSQVQHVNGEVPVYVGLASWLAQDLTDLAEQIRLAHDLGADGYVLFHGEDLTLVNDWMPELRNGPTMINAVTPHSGPPTGLRFTAGVTPGRFGWEAVRGKPVTVAAWVARRAGVSSARLQLQYLDGTLAEQGPWLRLDRRREAEFTPPPGEYRPVIVGRFRSRPFESRGRILRVLEPGER, from the coding sequence GTGTCGTCTCCGTCGGTGACGAGACCGGCCCTGCGGCTGGTCCTGGCAGCGGGTTTTCTGTGCTCCCTGACTGCTCTGGGAGGCTGCCGTCGCGCCCCGACAAAGCCGGTCTACCGCAGCACCGCCATCGCCCTGGTTCAGTCCCCGGTGCCGATCGACGAGAACAACCCGGACAGCAAGACGCGGCTGCAGTACTTCAATGTGGTGGCCGATGCGCTGACGCGGGCGGGCGTCACTTACCACGTGCTCAGCGAGCAGGAAGTGGCCCAGGGCGCCCTGGACCGCTTCGCAGTAGCGATCTTCCCCTACGTGTACAGTTGGACGCGCGAGGCCGAGGGTGCCGTTCTACGCTATCTGCGCTCCGGGGGCAAGGTCTTTGCGTGCTACCGTCTTCCCGACAGCCTGGCGAAGGAACTCGGCGTCAAGATCACGGGCGCTCGCTTCGACAGCGGGGATCACTTCGACCGTTGCGTGCTGAGCAGTCCCGGCCTGCCGGGCGCGCCGGAGGTCTTCGTCCAGCATTCCTGGCACGTCACGCTCGTGCGGCCGGACAGCCCCGATGCGCGGGTCCTATACACCTGGCAGGACGCTGACGGCAAGGGCAGCGGCGAGCCCGCGCTGATCCTCTCGCACAACGGCGCGTACATGAGCCATGTGTTCACCAAGACCGATCGCGAGGAGAAGGCCGGCGCCCTGGTTGCACTCCTCGGCTACTTCCTCCCCGGGATCTGGCAGAAGTGTGCGCAACGGGCTGTGATGGATGTGGGGCGCATCGGGACGGCCCGCAACCTGGCGGAACTGCGCACCCTGGTTGCCGAGGCCCAGGAGCAGAAGCGCGCCAAGGGCGCTGACGAGTTCCTCGATGACGTGGAAGACCTGGTGGGCCGCGCCGAGCAGGCTGCGCAACATGCCCGCTATGCGCGCTCGATTCACCTGTCGATGGCAGCACACCGGCTGGCCGTGTACGCCTACGTCAGGACCTTGCCGACCCGCGTCTGCGAGATGCGCGGCGTGTGGATCAGTAACCCGCAGGGCATCAAGAGCTGGGGCTGGGATCGCACGATTCGGCAGGTAAGCCGCATGGGCTTCAACGCCGTCTTTGCCTTCATGGGGTCCGCCGTCGAGGCGGCCTACCCGAGTGTGGGGCTACCCCGTTCGCCGGCGGCGAAGGACAAGGACCGTCTCGCCGAGTGCCTTGAGGCCTGTCAGGAGTACAACGTCGAGTGCCATGTGTGGAAGTACATCTTCTACCCGGGGCGTCTCTCGCCGGAGCTGTACAAGCGCCTGCGCGACGAGCAGCGACTGCAAGTAGACCGCTACGGGAACACGGTGCCCTGGCTGTGTCCCTCCGACCCGCGCAACTTCGAACTGGAGCGCAAGGCCATCGTCGAGATCGCCCGCAACTACGACGTGGCCGGGATCCATCTGGACTACATCCGCTTCCCCAACGTTGACTGCTGCTATTGCCCGCGCTGCAAGCGGCTCTTTGAGGCCGCCCTGGGTCTCCCCTTCCCGCGCTGGCCGCAGCAGTTGTTCAACAGCAACTACTATGGCCAGTACCGGCGCTGGCGACGCGACTTCATCTCGCGCTTCGTGCGCACCGTGCATGCGGAGGTCGAGAAAGTCCGCCCGGACGTGAAGCTGTCGGCGGCGGTCCTGCCCTCGCTGAACGTCGAGGCTGACCGCTGCGGGCAAGAGTGGCAGACCTGGGTGCAGAGCCACTTCCTGAGCTTCGTCTGCCCGATGGACTACGCGCTGGATGTCGACTACTACCGCCGACTCGTGCGAAGCCAGGTACAGCACGTGAACGGTGAGGTGCCGGTGTACGTGGGTCTCGCCTCGTGGCTGGCGCAGGACCTGACCGACCTGGCCGAGCAGATCCGCCTGGCTCACGACCTCGGGGCAGATGGGTACGTACTCTTCCACGGCGAGGACCTGACGCTGGTGAACGACTGGATGCCGGAGCTGCGCAACGGGCCGACCATGATCAACGCTGTCACTCCGCACTCGGGACCGCCCACGGGACTGCGGTTCACGGCCGGGGTGACACCCGGTAGATTCGGATGGGAAGCAGTGCGTGGCAAGCCGGTCACTGTGGCCGCCTGGGTCGCTCGTCGGGCCGGCGTCAGCAGCGCCCGACTGCAACTGCAATACCTCGATGGAACCCTCGCCGAGCAAGGCCCGTGGCTGCGTCTGGATCGTCGCAGGGAAGCCGAGTTCACGCCGCCACCGGGCGAGTATCGTCCGGTGATCGTCGGCCGATTTCGCTCGCGACCCTTTGAGAGTCGAGGGCGTATCTTGCGGGTTCTGGAGCCCGGCGAGAGGTAG
- a CDS encoding cupin domain-containing protein, translating to MYRVDACQAEATPVGSPGAVGATIQWLIDETRGAPNFSMRRFVIEPGGRTPFHGHAWEHEVFVLRGRGLLVTDAGEREIGPHEAILVEPNERHQFCALPDGTLEFLCMVPNGPATAR from the coding sequence ATGTACAGGGTCGACGCATGTCAGGCAGAGGCAACTCCAGTGGGTTCGCCGGGCGCAGTCGGCGCAACCATCCAGTGGCTGATTGATGAGACCCGGGGTGCCCCCAACTTCTCCATGCGACGGTTCGTCATCGAACCGGGCGGACGTACACCCTTCCACGGGCACGCCTGGGAGCACGAGGTGTTTGTGCTCAGAGGTCGAGGACTGTTGGTAACGGATGCGGGTGAGCGCGAGATCGGCCCACATGAGGCCATCCTGGTCGAGCCCAACGAGCGGCACCAGTTCTGCGCCCTTCCGGATGGCACCCTGGAGTTTCTGTGCATGGTGCCGAACGGGCCGGCGACAGCGCGGTAG
- a CDS encoding trehalase family glycosidase has translation MTATTPNLPNLWGRGQLLAFSGLDGHTDHDRPFVLHTGAALGELLLRLPATAEINFQGLPALETNLLLGDCFEATGPGGRLAFAFADHHTLAGEMPQGVTLVAGGAPVTSEPAIVAAGMGLKVFACVRGTRWCLLAAEDEAQVAGRVDAALAADLDRLVAERSRYVREFQVPAGLDSGDERLLRKAVSVMKVNTEAPCGRIGRRWTTPDRWPHRHMWLWDSAFHGIGLSYVDPDLGKEAVLAMLEQVQPDGMLPHMVLPKDPPSKITQPPVLAWSVLRLLQATEDHAWAAECMPYLMRYLDWMRLNRDRNGNGLPEWFIEGEPLCRCGECGLDNSPRFDAATLLDATDFSSLLASDYGCLAQIARQVGKQGIAEPCEAYTDRIRTAVNELLWSEAAGLYMDRDFEGHLSEVKAVTGFFPLFAGIPSAERAERLRQHLHDPRTFAAPVPIPSVSLDCGRYSKDMWRGPAWINTNYVVCSGLRRYGFNEEADRLKEQTIAEVRRWYETEGCVFEYYDSLGVTSPKDLDRKQRLISGKGMAPISDYHWTAALTAAWLME, from the coding sequence ATGACCGCCACAACACCAAACCTACCGAACCTCTGGGGACGCGGACAGCTCCTGGCGTTCTCGGGTCTTGACGGCCATACCGATCACGACCGGCCCTTCGTGCTGCACACCGGAGCGGCTCTGGGTGAGTTGCTGCTGCGTCTCCCGGCGACCGCAGAGATCAACTTCCAGGGCCTGCCGGCACTCGAGACGAACCTGCTGCTGGGCGACTGCTTCGAGGCCACAGGGCCTGGTGGGAGACTTGCTTTCGCCTTCGCCGACCATCACACGCTTGCCGGAGAGATGCCGCAGGGGGTCACACTGGTGGCTGGTGGTGCTCCTGTCACTTCCGAGCCGGCGATCGTTGCTGCCGGGATGGGCCTGAAGGTCTTCGCCTGCGTCCGAGGGACTCGCTGGTGCCTGCTGGCCGCTGAGGACGAAGCGCAGGTGGCAGGCCGAGTCGACGCTGCCCTGGCGGCAGACCTCGATCGACTGGTGGCCGAGCGCTCGCGGTACGTCCGGGAGTTCCAAGTGCCCGCGGGTCTCGACTCCGGTGACGAGCGCCTGCTGCGCAAGGCGGTCTCCGTGATGAAGGTGAACACGGAAGCGCCCTGTGGGCGGATTGGCCGGCGCTGGACGACTCCGGACCGATGGCCGCACCGTCACATGTGGCTCTGGGACTCGGCCTTCCACGGGATCGGTCTCTCCTACGTTGACCCCGACCTGGGCAAGGAGGCCGTTCTGGCGATGCTCGAGCAGGTACAGCCGGACGGGATGCTCCCGCACATGGTGCTGCCCAAGGACCCGCCTTCGAAGATCACGCAGCCGCCGGTGCTGGCCTGGTCGGTCCTACGCTTGCTTCAGGCGACCGAAGACCACGCCTGGGCGGCCGAGTGCATGCCCTACCTGATGCGCTACCTGGACTGGATGCGGCTGAACCGCGATCGGAACGGGAATGGACTGCCGGAGTGGTTCATTGAGGGGGAGCCGCTCTGTCGCTGTGGGGAGTGCGGCCTGGACAACTCGCCGCGCTTCGATGCCGCAACTTTGCTGGATGCAACGGACTTCTCGAGCCTGCTGGCCTCCGACTATGGGTGCCTGGCGCAGATCGCCCGGCAGGTCGGAAAGCAGGGGATTGCGGAGCCCTGTGAGGCCTACACCGACAGAATCCGGACAGCCGTGAACGAGTTGCTGTGGTCGGAGGCAGCGGGGCTGTACATGGACCGCGACTTCGAGGGTCACCTGTCCGAGGTGAAGGCGGTCACGGGGTTCTTCCCGCTCTTTGCCGGCATCCCCTCAGCCGAGCGTGCCGAGAGGCTGCGCCAGCACCTGCACGATCCACGGACCTTCGCTGCGCCGGTGCCGATCCCCAGCGTCTCGCTGGACTGCGGCCGCTATTCGAAGGACATGTGGCGTGGACCGGCGTGGATCAACACTAACTACGTGGTCTGCTCCGGGCTGCGACGCTATGGCTTCAACGAAGAGGCAGACCGGCTCAAGGAGCAGACCATCGCCGAGGTACGACGCTGGTATGAGACCGAGGGCTGCGTCTTCGAGTACTACGACTCCCTCGGGGTAACCTCACCGAAGGACCTCGACCGCAAGCAGCGGCTCATCAGCGGCAAGGGCATGGCGCCGATCTCGGATTACCACTGGACGGCGGCTCTCACCGCGGCTTGGCTTATGGAGTGA
- a CDS encoding carboxypeptidase regulatory-like domain-containing protein, which yields MLALATFLGLSLMLQVSALGAPGRVGTLGLKDMGALASHTYLAHRLPIRALGTGVSTAQSGPNPDTDLTPTALASVERDPDGSPSGATSCVVFASNGVDSNGDFLIDPTLPTDPTFVANFNIWMMRSDGSEQRRLTSLDGDEVQPAMSPSGALIAFASKQSTTNRYEIAIYDVLQQTIRVLTTAQSGDKMHPTWNQDGTSLAYQCNAAGNWDIYRMPVAQPTAYVQLTTSAEDDTDPAWTPGANTLSPTGAAVAYTGRSGGVTRVYWIDADNPGAPEALTDGGGSATVTDSEPAWSKDGLELAFASDRDPGLGQAATYNIWRMNAVGEVNGTAATLVTNTNAQNVVGTHNPSWSAVTARQPMRFFYDGAKPAAPAQRDIWSTLCSDTEPPVLGLPGNTQFPVTMDSRVVSPGADATIHAQVYDADSGVQQVLLLITNPDMKLYSPSGGLLWNGNYQWESNFDGYQYREIGYQQVAQVEMYDDGDPANGDTVAGDGIYSCKWTVPDGATNDWVIDIFTVDKTGNSENYDSVYGFSSLVFAPSGNVLFVNDYCEGQRFIYNRSSSYNDYHVAWYAESYYLRNPSYSPQAAGWIDYDSIRDSNSFWGSGQVAVDVWRVICRGPVPASVYNFYLPSAEYQLDPTEATTNPGTALPTRLVQLSNKAVIWATPHAGDVYVADGSIVDASVQTDLGGYLDKGGRLFMSGPDLAWALTLNGTAANSFLSNYLHAGFEADYPGGFLNPPAYGFTVHGQSGDLVADGPWNGSHWEGWGGHTEADAPLDLNSPQSYWAWTDVRTPTYEDASDWSYRPDVINIDPAWAADTNTHKMYGYGSYAGPTAALWYQNPTTSARVVYLAFGFESIHRGYHSHNIYTATNVAHCENHRSHLMHNFLCWASTGTIQGRVLSVSDAMQPVTGPNPVVLVYRGGHRVGDRTRVADFAVRCEDDGSFVVRGLAPGTYSLDATRPGYEIAHDPGTTNAIHGGGSPATLDLTLSRARPGSIAGTITSLATGDPVAQTVVKAWTVPTGYAGGEPDWSTLGTPAGTSAATGIDGKYQIDSLPEGDYLVRADGSATGYGTAWAQVAVTAGNVTTQDFQLSAADGTVLATVTVANTTPATAIANALVQLTSTQGVTVASGRTDIAGQVTLSLQPGTYTATVAAVGYKTPAAQSVTVVSATQVTIAFALEAEEPGAISGRILAASSSTPVGGITVELYSGTTLLAQTTTASTLTTPSDGSGSYNFRFDNAPTGQLVVKPVPYGFTVNPTQRTVTVTAARTTGNVNFGLSSLHSFPTGLQLVSLPYDYSTVDPATLLGVLPGNMLMAAWEASTQRYRIYPQAPADRFRLGSGYWMRLTSLVDLMTQGQSAPSPMPISLGPGWNLVGDPFTSVTDFYGITVEDRAGVTYSVQQALSSGLLQSGLFVYALGGYQNASVLTPWVGGWLKTSDNVTLHVTKTAGTSAANVERPAVSTPKDGWLTSLEVSAGQLLDSSTHFGAAATAHAGYDKGVDMAKPPAPDFAPYVYAAFVNKGWDAQSGNYSVDVRSASAAQSTWLLKVDTNLQDADVTVRWPNLGSAPASVRPVLKDLASGKSVYMRTNTGYTFRADGTSRTFEISVTAAADGETLTLSGVSTQQVGGGQCRIAYTLSKDADVEVEILNIAGRSIRKVTSGAAQTAGANVATWDGRSAAGTRAAAGRYLVRLAARTQDGQRTQVVAPVMVGR from the coding sequence ATGCTCGCGTTGGCCACTTTCCTGGGGCTATCCTTGATGCTCCAGGTATCCGCCCTCGGTGCTCCCGGGCGTGTCGGAACCCTCGGGCTCAAAGATATGGGTGCCCTGGCGTCGCATACCTATCTGGCGCATCGCCTCCCGATTCGCGCACTGGGCACCGGTGTGAGCACCGCGCAGTCGGGGCCGAACCCGGATACCGACCTCACGCCCACTGCGCTCGCCAGTGTAGAGCGCGATCCCGACGGCTCGCCCTCAGGTGCCACTAGCTGTGTCGTCTTCGCCAGCAACGGCGTCGATAGCAACGGCGACTTCCTCATCGATCCCACTCTTCCCACCGATCCGACCTTCGTTGCCAACTTCAACATCTGGATGATGCGTTCGGACGGCTCGGAGCAGCGGCGGCTGACCAGCCTGGACGGCGACGAGGTCCAGCCGGCCATGAGCCCCAGCGGCGCCCTCATCGCCTTCGCCTCCAAGCAGTCGACCACCAACCGTTACGAGATCGCAATCTACGACGTCCTGCAGCAGACCATCCGGGTGCTCACGACCGCCCAGAGCGGCGACAAGATGCACCCGACCTGGAACCAGGACGGCACTTCCCTCGCCTATCAGTGCAATGCTGCCGGCAACTGGGACATCTACCGGATGCCCGTCGCACAGCCGACCGCCTACGTTCAACTGACCACCTCCGCGGAAGACGACACGGATCCCGCCTGGACGCCGGGCGCGAATACTCTGAGCCCGACTGGTGCTGCAGTGGCCTACACGGGCAGGAGCGGCGGCGTGACCCGCGTCTACTGGATTGACGCTGATAACCCCGGAGCACCCGAAGCCCTCACTGACGGCGGCGGCAGTGCCACGGTGACCGACTCCGAACCGGCTTGGAGCAAGGACGGCCTCGAGTTGGCCTTCGCCAGCGATCGTGACCCGGGCCTGGGCCAGGCGGCAACCTATAACATCTGGCGCATGAATGCCGTGGGCGAGGTCAACGGTACCGCCGCAACGCTGGTGACCAACACCAATGCGCAGAATGTTGTCGGCACGCACAACCCCTCCTGGTCGGCTGTTACAGCCCGCCAGCCGATGCGCTTCTTCTACGACGGCGCCAAGCCCGCGGCCCCGGCGCAGCGCGACATCTGGTCGACGCTGTGCAGCGACACTGAGCCGCCCGTCCTCGGGTTGCCCGGTAACACGCAGTTCCCCGTCACCATGGACTCTCGCGTCGTGTCGCCTGGTGCCGACGCGACGATCCATGCGCAGGTCTACGACGCCGACTCCGGCGTTCAGCAGGTTCTGCTGCTGATCACCAATCCGGACATGAAGCTGTACTCGCCCTCTGGTGGACTTCTATGGAACGGCAACTACCAGTGGGAGTCCAACTTCGACGGCTATCAGTACCGTGAGATCGGGTACCAGCAGGTCGCCCAGGTAGAGATGTACGACGACGGCGACCCGGCGAACGGTGATACGGTTGCCGGAGACGGCATCTATAGCTGCAAGTGGACGGTGCCGGACGGCGCTACCAACGACTGGGTCATCGACATCTTCACGGTAGACAAGACCGGCAACTCCGAGAACTATGATAGCGTATATGGCTTCTCCTCCTTGGTCTTCGCGCCCAGCGGCAACGTGCTCTTCGTGAACGACTACTGCGAGGGCCAGCGCTTCATCTACAACCGCAGTTCCAGCTACAACGACTACCACGTCGCGTGGTACGCCGAGAGCTACTACCTGCGCAACCCGAGTTACTCGCCGCAGGCCGCGGGCTGGATCGACTACGACAGCATCCGCGACTCGAACAGTTTCTGGGGCAGCGGCCAGGTCGCCGTGGACGTGTGGCGTGTCATCTGCCGTGGCCCGGTTCCGGCGAGCGTCTACAACTTCTACCTGCCCAGCGCAGAGTACCAGTTGGATCCCACCGAGGCCACGACCAATCCGGGGACGGCGCTACCGACCCGGCTCGTGCAGCTCTCCAACAAGGCCGTCATCTGGGCCACTCCGCACGCCGGTGACGTCTACGTCGCGGACGGCTCCATCGTGGACGCAAGCGTCCAGACCGACCTCGGCGGGTACCTGGACAAGGGCGGCCGCCTCTTCATGAGCGGCCCCGACTTGGCGTGGGCACTCACGCTCAACGGGACCGCCGCGAATAGCTTCCTGAGCAACTACCTGCACGCTGGCTTCGAGGCCGACTACCCTGGCGGTTTCCTCAATCCACCGGCGTACGGTTTCACCGTGCACGGCCAGAGCGGCGACTTGGTCGCAGACGGCCCGTGGAACGGGAGCCACTGGGAAGGATGGGGCGGCCACACCGAGGCCGACGCGCCCCTGGATCTCAACTCTCCGCAGTCGTACTGGGCCTGGACCGATGTCCGGACACCGACCTACGAAGACGCCTCCGACTGGTCCTATCGGCCGGACGTCATCAACATCGATCCCGCCTGGGCGGCCGACACGAACACCCACAAGATGTACGGGTACGGCTCCTACGCAGGCCCAACGGCTGCCCTGTGGTACCAGAACCCGACGACCAGCGCGCGGGTGGTCTACCTCGCCTTTGGGTTCGAGTCAATCCATCGCGGCTATCACTCGCACAACATCTACACCGCAACGAACGTGGCGCACTGCGAGAACCACCGCAGCCACCTCATGCATAACTTCCTGTGCTGGGCCAGCACAGGCACCATCCAGGGCCGCGTTCTCTCAGTCTCGGATGCGATGCAGCCCGTCACCGGCCCCAACCCGGTTGTCCTCGTGTACCGGGGCGGACACCGGGTCGGCGACCGCACAAGGGTGGCCGACTTTGCGGTCCGCTGCGAAGACGACGGCAGCTTCGTCGTGCGGGGCCTCGCTCCCGGTACCTACAGTCTGGATGCAACTCGGCCCGGGTATGAGATCGCCCACGACCCCGGAACCACCAACGCCATCCACGGCGGCGGCAGCCCGGCGACGCTTGACCTGACCTTGTCCCGAGCACGGCCGGGATCTATCGCGGGGACCATCACCTCGCTGGCAACCGGCGATCCCGTAGCCCAGACCGTCGTGAAGGCTTGGACAGTCCCGACTGGCTACGCCGGCGGCGAGCCCGACTGGTCCACCCTCGGAACCCCCGCGGGTACCTCGGCCGCTACCGGCATCGATGGGAAGTACCAGATCGATAGCCTGCCCGAGGGCGACTACCTGGTTCGCGCTGACGGCTCAGCGACTGGCTATGGGACCGCCTGGGCACAGGTGGCTGTCACGGCTGGGAATGTGACGACACAGGACTTCCAGCTCAGCGCCGCTGATGGCACGGTTCTCGCAACCGTGACCGTCGCGAACACGACGCCCGCAACAGCCATTGCGAACGCTCTGGTGCAGCTCACCTCCACGCAGGGCGTGACCGTCGCGAGTGGACGAACGGACATCGCGGGCCAGGTGACACTGAGCCTGCAGCCGGGAACCTATACGGCAACAGTTGCCGCCGTTGGCTACAAGACCCCGGCCGCACAGAGCGTGACAGTGGTCTCGGCCACGCAGGTGACGATCGCCTTCGCGCTCGAGGCCGAGGAGCCCGGCGCGATCAGCGGACGCATCCTCGCCGCAAGTAGCTCGACTCCTGTTGGCGGCATCACCGTTGAGCTCTACAGCGGGACCACGCTCCTTGCACAGACGACGACCGCCTCAACGCTAACCACGCCGTCGGATGGCAGCGGTTCCTACAACTTCCGCTTCGACAACGCTCCCACGGGACAGCTGGTCGTCAAGCCGGTTCCCTACGGCTTCACGGTCAACCCGACGCAGCGCACGGTGACGGTGACCGCCGCGAGGACTACGGGGAACGTCAACTTCGGCCTCAGTAGCCTGCATAGCTTCCCGACTGGGCTGCAGTTGGTATCGCTTCCCTACGACTACAGCACCGTTGATCCGGCAACGCTGCTCGGAGTGCTCCCGGGAAACATGCTGATGGCAGCCTGGGAAGCCTCGACTCAGCGGTACCGAATCTACCCGCAGGCGCCGGCCGATCGCTTCCGCCTCGGCAGCGGCTATTGGATGCGGCTGACCTCACTCGTGGACCTGATGACCCAGGGGCAGAGCGCACCGAGCCCGATGCCCATCTCTCTCGGACCGGGATGGAACCTTGTCGGTGATCCCTTCACCTCAGTGACCGACTTCTACGGCATCACGGTCGAGGACCGTGCAGGAGTCACCTACTCGGTTCAGCAAGCCCTGTCGTCGGGCCTCCTGCAGAGCGGGCTCTTCGTCTACGCCCTTGGCGGGTACCAGAACGCCTCGGTACTGACGCCCTGGGTAGGGGGCTGGCTGAAGACCTCGGACAACGTGACGCTTCATGTGACGAAGACGGCGGGCACGTCCGCTGCCAATGTCGAGCGCCCGGCAGTGAGCACTCCGAAGGATGGGTGGCTCACCAGCCTGGAGGTATCGGCCGGTCAACTCCTGGATAGCTCCACGCACTTCGGGGCGGCAGCGACTGCCCACGCGGGATACGACAAGGGCGTCGACATGGCCAAGCCGCCTGCTCCAGACTTCGCACCCTATGTCTATGCCGCCTTCGTCAACAAGGGCTGGGACGCTCAGAGCGGGAACTACTCAGTTGACGTGCGGTCGGCCTCGGCGGCGCAGTCCACCTGGCTGCTGAAGGTTGACACGAACTTGCAGGATGCTGATGTGACGGTCCGCTGGCCGAATCTCGGATCGGCTCCTGCGAGTGTCCGTCCCGTCCTTAAGGACTTGGCCTCGGGCAAGTCGGTGTACATGCGCACCAACACCGGCTACACCTTCAGGGCCGATGGCACGTCGCGGACCTTCGAGATCAGCGTCACCGCTGCAGCCGATGGCGAAACTCTGACGCTGTCGGGCGTCTCGACGCAGCAAGTTGGCGGCGGGCAGTGCAGGATCGCCTACACGCTGTCGAAGGACGCCGACGTCGAAGTCGAGATCCTGAACATCGCCGGTCGATCGATCCGAAAGGTCACCTCCGGGGCCGCGCAGACCGCGGGTGCGAACGTCGCAACCTGGGATGGCCGTTCGGCTGCCGGAACTCGTGCCGCCGCCGGCCGGTACCTGGTGCGCCTGGCGGCGAGGACCCAGGACGGGCAACGGACGCAAGTGGTTGCTCCAGTGATGGTGGGCCGCTAG
- a CDS encoding MBL fold metallo-hydrolase: protein MKLIILGSAAAEGWPALFCTCDVCREARLRRGKDLRHRTSYRLGDHLQIDWGPDTYAASIAQGLDMSTLTDLVFTHSHQDHFTPAELGFRRPGFSLVPEESILTVHGATAIGDALQQTVPDFDRFRLAFELVEPYRDHPLCDGVTLTAIPGEHDPSSGPLNFIFDTGDRRILIGHDTGWWSEQTWDFLSGRELDLVVMDCTYGPKQNRGGHLGAPDVLDARKELAARGALAGDCRFVVNHFSHNGGWLHHQLEEFFTPHGIDVGYDGMEL, encoded by the coding sequence TTGAAACTCATCATTCTGGGAAGCGCGGCCGCCGAGGGATGGCCGGCGCTGTTTTGCACCTGTGACGTATGCCGCGAGGCGCGACTTCGACGCGGCAAGGACCTGCGGCATCGCACGAGCTACCGGCTCGGCGACCACCTTCAGATCGACTGGGGCCCCGACACCTACGCGGCGAGCATCGCCCAGGGCCTCGACATGTCCACGCTGACGGACCTGGTGTTCACTCACAGCCATCAGGACCATTTCACGCCGGCCGAGCTGGGCTTCCGCCGACCGGGCTTCTCCCTGGTGCCGGAGGAGAGCATCCTGACGGTCCACGGGGCTACTGCCATCGGTGATGCGCTGCAGCAGACCGTACCGGACTTCGACCGGTTCCGTCTCGCCTTCGAGTTGGTCGAGCCGTACCGCGATCACCCACTGTGCGACGGCGTGACGCTCACTGCGATACCGGGCGAGCACGATCCGTCCTCGGGTCCGCTGAACTTCATCTTCGACACGGGTGACCGCAGGATCCTGATCGGTCACGACACCGGCTGGTGGTCTGAACAGACCTGGGACTTCCTGAGCGGCCGCGAACTAGACCTCGTCGTCATGGACTGCACCTATGGCCCCAAGCAGAACCGCGGCGGGCATCTTGGCGCGCCGGATGTGCTCGATGCGCGTAAGGAGTTGGCCGCCCGAGGCGCCCTTGCCGGGGACTGCCGGTTCGTGGTAAACCACTTCTCGCACAACGGCGGATGGCTCCACCATCAGCTCGAGGAGTTCTTCACTCCTCACGGGATCGACGTCGGCTATGACGGCATGGAGCTCTAG